The sequence below is a genomic window from Neoarius graeffei isolate fNeoGra1 chromosome 4, fNeoGra1.pri, whole genome shotgun sequence.
aaaaatgTGGACACGCCTACAGTACTCGTTTAcagtttctgtattttgactactttctacattgtagaacaatactgaagacatcaaaagtatgaaataaacacgcggaacatatatggaattatgtggaaaacaaaatacattgcatattttagattcttcaaagtagccaccgtttaccttgatgacgctttacacactattgtcattatcttaaccagcttcatgaggtagtcacctggaatgcttttcaattaacaggtgtgcctcgtcaaaagttaattagtgcaatttcttgccttaacGCGtccgagatcaaatagtaaataataaacagtcaaaaaatcaaatcaaagtccttcccacgccatgtggcgcatagggtggcgccgatctccgtttccgtagccctcggcttctcgcctattatggcccttttccactaccctttttcagctcacttcagctcgcttcagcccgacacggctcgcgtttcgactaccaaaaaccagcacgactccgctcgcttcagccctgcttagcccctaaaactcgcaccgttttggagtggggctgaagcgagccaaagcgagccgactgaggctggaggcgtgagcagacactcccctgtgcactgattggtgaggaggcgtgtcctcacatgcccacacacgccccgcgagcgcgctgggatctgtaaacaccgcaaacccggaagaataataattatgaattacgagaatttctgaagccttatgcgcctcgcctcatctatacgctcttgccagtatctgttggcgttgtcggtgacaacaagccacagcaccaagaccagcaacactaacgactccatgtcctccatgtttattgtttactctccgggtcgtgagactaccgcttaaaagctcactgaatcagtgacatacagagcatcgtggacgagttcgcggagcgcaaggctcgtcgtatgcccttcaaataatgcgcgcagtaggctattgatgttttattatgagccatgtacagtatgtcgcctaatgtttttttgtttctgagttacatgttcgtttgaaggacttaatgtataaaataacagttgcaccccgtagtgttgaaattggtaaacacagtgcattcagtgaggtttgcaccgccctccttttatttctgactcttcctgtcaccactctgagcgctcattcgtatgcccttcaaataatgtgcgcagtataggctattgatgttttattatgagccatgtacagtatcctaatgttttttgtttctgagttacatgttcgtttgaaggacttgatgtactaaataacatagttgcacccggtagtgttgaaattggtaaacaccgcagttgcggacattttgtagcctaaaatgatgttatgataagctttaataaagggcccggtcatttgccccgcccccggcccggctctgacttgttccaccactgtcactgatgtcactgtttgcgctgcttaacgacatcacatgacgtccacccactttcgctaactccacccaatgtgtccacccacttccagccagcacggttcagcgcggttgtagtcgaaatgcaactccaacagccccactcagctcgactcagctcgactcggcacggcacggctcagccgcgtttgtagtggaaaagcggcattacatagCTCGGgttagtggggggctggtcctctggtaaccatgagagtttgactccccactcgcatctgtattgcaacgtgccttgccagacggcagtaggtaccatttttacgatggtctatggtatgacctgactgtgagtagaactcacgatctcctgatcgagaggcggacacgctaaccactaggccaactcgcagtaaaCAGCTCTATTCcaaaactgtagtaatccatattatgtcaagaatcactcaactaagtaaagagaaatgacatccatcattactttaaggcaaAGGGTCTTAATGAATAGGAAAAAAGAAGTtactgaattagaaggggtgttcaaacttttgactggtacggtaTATGACACAAACACATTAAACAAGAAAAATGATGAACAATCATGTACAGACTCAACCAGGCACAAAATAACCCATCGTAACAGAGCATATACTTACAGTGCACTTAACGCTGCGTGACTTGTCATGTTTCAGCATGTGCATGATCAGTGTGTAACGTCTCTGAAACACCATGCCGCACTCGCTACACGTGTGTTCTCCATCCACTGCTCCCTCCGATTTCTCTCGTGCTGCGCCTTCTTCTACAGACGTCATTTCAGGTCCCACTACCTCTGTTCCCTCAGACAGTGCCTTCAAACTATCAGAGGCAGACTGAGGCTCAGTCTCAGAAGAGTCAGCTGATGGTCTCTTTAGCGACTGGGACACACGGCCTCGTTTTACCAGTCTCAGAGGTGTctgagaacaaaaataaaatatattacattttttgCACGTGTATATATGTTGACCTACACCTACCGGGCATTTTATCTATAAAAATATATTTGATTCCACTCTCCAAAATAATATCTGGTCAGCAATGGTCGTACGATTGTTCCTTTCCACCAGTGCCTAGCAAAAGATGGGCTACCAACAGAAGCAGTTTACGTCCatgaatagaccccttcgcagtaaacgtcattcatacgcaagaggaaattgcgcgcgcagcctggacccaaaaaagcacctgaagaaagcaccatcaaaaatgcgcgggtttgcagcgcccacttcatcacaggtaagatcaggctatttattaaatctttcttttttattctttctagtcttcgtttattgatgtagcaaaatactttggtgacgtttgtctgattagctgggtcatagttacacaatgtaatgaatattgttagcatgttaacttagctttgcatgcaattttgtttgtaggagaggtctcgcttgactcaagcagtccagattttgtgccatcataacACAATCATATGCgtgtaaagacttgtaggcacgaagtttttcgtgggtgtacactgaagtcttgtcaataaggtacgagtatatatctggccattgtataccagggaacttactaacatcgtccgtccactctttaattaaatacggatccggtaggcgatgtccacgtgttagagttaacttatttatgtagcattctcgatcttgtaacgacaattgttttgcataatctgacagctcataatgccggtctatgggcagcgccattgtcgcatcctggcaacggtcggtttgtttacaaacatgcgaaggggtctatacatacATGGTAGATGTAACTAAAACTGGCCAACAGGTGTAGGTTTTATGTTGTGAGTGTACCTACAGTGGCCTTAAGAATTACCGGCacctttcatgaaaaaaaaaaaattacagacacaaatatgGCATGCAAGTAGTATTTTGAGCTCAAACACATACAGTTTTATTTAAACGTTAatactttaaaggggaactgaaggcaaatttatcatcaaaattctctcattttataaaatgtaggaatgcatttctgacagctattttgtcactactatagcaagttatactacatagcatatttcaaacactcatatcagtccatatgtcaaagcaatagccgtaaacgagattcgctgagacctgtgcgagacattataggacggaagtaaaacgtacagcggaaatcaaagtgaccgacatctgccaaaagacgcgcgccctctttcgaatgctgacgtaatcaagccggaagttttccgtgtctgaaatcgctccatactcactatatagcggggacgccattttgtagtgctgtccgaaaccttagtgaggattatgtgggaaatgcgctcagtataatatgtatttatcacaaaaatacatgcatgtatttattattttgaaaacccaccagccgcctgatctggcacgttttaattgtgcgccagtaatgacgtaaataccagcgcgacggactcgtccttatcctgtcgtctttccaactcttctctactccacgttggtcgaagtcatatggaataacctccatcactgatgaagctggcaaatctcgaaattaatctaaattggaatgctaTGGTGatttggccgctgtgtaaacaattttcaaaatggcggcgctgacacttcacgtttgaagtctcgcacaagtctcgtgaagcttgggcagataagtgacgcctgccgtggaccaaacgaactacatttgacatggctaaaaaccgaaaaggctgataagtgtaatataatatgccaatacgagtcacgatataaggttaataaaaccgaaaacataattgaataacacttaattaagaaataaagcaagtttaaaaatgactcaaGTTCCCCTTTAAAGAGGGAAGGACCACTCATTTTTATGAAGGGTGCCAATCATTTTGGAGGGCAGTGACTGTATATAATAAGCGATATTACTCTAAACAGTTTCTACATGGTGGAAAAGTAACAATCTTAATATAGCATATTCTAATTTACAACACATTACTTGTTCACGTCCAAAAGAACAGCCATTTATACTTAGGTACTTCATGCAAGTTGCATCATTTCCAACTTCATATTTATATACTGCCATCGATTTAGCCTGCATTCATACCTTATCAGTGTTTGACACCTCCTCCTTTTCCTCAAATCCCATATGCAGACGAACGTATCCTCCTTCTCTCATTGACCGCTTCCTCAGGAACCTCTTATTAGGGTCAACACTCTCTTGTTCCTCCTTCTTCTCGTCCTCTCTCCCTGTTGCACCACCCTCTGCTACCTCGGTCAGTACTGGTTCCTGCTTTACCTTTGGGGGCCTCCCTGGCCGCCTTTTCTGGGGTGGCGGTTGTTGTGCAGTCACCACTTGCTGGGGAAGAGACTCTAAAGCCTGAACCACTGGTTCCTCTTGAAGAGCTGGTGCTGATGCAGTTAGATGAACCTTCTTAGGAGGAGCCATCTTGCCTGGTTCTATGCTAATAACGTAGGCACCAGACTCCATGCTCCCTGCTCCCGGCGTTTCCTCTACCTGAGGCTCATCCACTGTCCAGCACGCCTGAACCACAGCGAGGGATTCACTTGAGCCTGCTTGTCCAGAATGAGTGACCACAGTCATGGTTTCACCTGCTTCGGACTGGCCATTATGGGCTACAATAGAGATCGATTCAGGCAAGTCAGCCTGCCCACCGTGCGTCACTACGGTCATAGTCTCACCAGCCACTGTTGCCCCAGCAAGCAAAGCCAGAGATTCGGCTGTTCCTTCTTCACCTGCGATAACAGTGATGGAGTGTTCAGCTTCAGACTCTCCAGAGCGTGTCACCACTGCCTGGCCATCACTCTCCATGGCCACCACATAGGTTCCAGAGTCAGAAGGAGCCACTGGCTGAGCAGGCAGAGTTTCCCTGGCTATCACCGTGTGCACATCTCCTTGCTGATAGACCATTAGCTTCTGCTCCTCCACTTTTTTGTGCACTGACTCGCAAATCTGAAGTACCTCAGGCATGAGGAGATGCCGTGCAAGCATGGCCACCTCTGCCATAACGCAAAAGTTGAATGTCAGCTCTGAAGTATAGGCAAACTCCAACAAAGGCAGGAAGCTCGCCTTGCTAAAGCCTGACAGGCGTAGACACCCAAAAAAAGCACATACAAACAATACGAGTTATATTCCTGCACCAACACAATTCTCTTCTATTTAATACATGACTTTTTCAAGTGAGGTAAGTGTTTATATCAGATGCCGTTACCAGAGAGGTCCACAACAGCTTCATGGCTGGCCACAGCACCCTTCTCAACAAAGAGCTCATAGAAGTATTCACTACAGGACGCCAAGACAGCTTTGTGTGCCCGATACTCTTCAGACTCAATGAGCAAGGTAATGTCACAAAACTGGTTATTTAAACGCTGCTGATTCAGCTTATCCAACATGGTCTGGCCATGTTTAGGCAGGAACTGCTTTACAACACCCTTACTGTCCAcctacaggacaaaaaacaaacaaacaacatctTCACTATTGTGCATGTCCATCTGTGTGGCTACACGGCAGGGAAAGTTCATTTTTATGTACTGCATTTAGCCCCATCAGCTATTAGACTTGTACTGGAAATAACTGACAACAAAACATCACCACACCACCCTGTCATTGTTTTCCTGTCAAAGCACAACCCACcatgttttattcttttatttcATTCCCACTAATCTCAACTCGACACAAATGATGTACTTACAAAAACCAGCTCGTGTTTGTCAGCACTGGCACCCTTTGACTTCATCTGAAAGGCGGCATGCAGTTCCTCAAGATCTTCCTCTTCCTCGtcttcttcatcctcctcctcctttcgTCTACCTGGACCACGGGGGCCGGATCCATTCTCAGCATTGCCTTTCGCACGTTCTGGCTTCTGCTGGCACCCACAGTCCCTGATACAGTCCTTTACCTGCTTTAGGATTCCTAGAACATGGACATCACAATAGATGCCAAACTTCAGTCTCTTATCAACATCAGCTTATCTGCACAGGAGAAACAACATGAGGCTGGAAGATATCTTCACAGGTTTCAGTGTAAGAAATACATATGACAATAATACCCATTATGTTCTTCCAATACCCTGCTGAAAAAAATCCAGCTTGCTCTGATCAGCTACTTGCTGCCAAAACATGGGCCAAGCTGGCAGACTACCTTCATCAGTTGGTAAACTATTAATGATCATAGCTTACCAGCTGATGAAGATATGAACAATGAAGGTTTGTtacagaagaaagaaaaaaaaatacggaggacaggagggacattatccaccaTGGTGACCCCTAACTGGAACAGCCGAACAAAGAAGAGGAAGATGATGAGGAAGGTTCATGATTTTCTAACTGCCTTACTGTTATGTTATTCTCTTAAAAAGGCTCGTTTATGATGCAGCAAAGATAATTCAGAAACTCTTTCCTTTCCACCAGCACTTACCTGTTCTACCAGCTCAGTGTGCATTTTCGCAGCTGAGAGCTGGTCAGCTTAAACGGGACCTTTCTGCAGGATATTAAACACCTCATATTTTATTTAATGATAACAT
It includes:
- the zbtb11 gene encoding zinc finger and BTB domain-containing protein 11 → MSSEESYLAIQRYLTDEREPYAPGTHGNVKRKIRKAAACYVVRDGVLYYQRRHRAQEGFTELEVVLQANRRKELIDEAHISGGEHLNQQLTWESLSQKYWWRGILKQVKDCIRDCGCQQKPERAKGNAENGSGPRGPGRRKEEEDEEDEEEEDLEELHAAFQMKSKGASADKHELVFVDSKGVVKQFLPKHGQTMLDKLNQQRLNNQFCDITLLIESEEYRAHKAVLASCSEYFYELFVEKGAVASHEAVVDLSGFSKASFLPLLEFAYTSELTFNFCVMAEVAMLARHLLMPEVLQICESVHKKVEEQKLMVYQQGDVHTVIARETLPAQPVAPSDSGTYVVAMESDGQAVVTRSGESEAEHSITVIAGEEGTAESLALLAGATVAGETMTVVTHGGQADLPESISIVAHNGQSEAGETMTVVTHSGQAGSSESLAVVQACWTVDEPQVEETPGAGSMESGAYVISIEPGKMAPPKKVHLTASAPALQEEPVVQALESLPQQVVTAQQPPPQKRRPGRPPKVKQEPVLTEVAEGGATGREDEKKEEQESVDPNKRFLRKRSMREGGYVRLHMGFEEKEEVSNTDKTPLRLVKRGRVSQSLKRPSADSSETEPQSASDSLKALSEGTEVVGPEMTSVEEGAAREKSEGAVDGEHTCSECGMVFQRRYTLIMHMLKHDKSRSVKCTLCNKEFQYPVSLRAHLARHKHQKTQRSSLARGAVDEVSDRFEGQAKGRTKREFVCDICGKTLPKLYSLRIHMLNHTGVRPHSCRVCGKSFATKHSLKMHRALHDATRRFHCTMCDKSFVSKRSLNEHINVHTGESKYFCQTCDASFPRASGLSKHMKKHQPKPETRSFQCSHCDKSFYEAKDLQQHMNKHLGVKPFQCQVCGKSYSWKKDWYSHVKSHTVAEPYRCNICGKEFFEKALFRRHVKKATHGKKGRVKQNLERECEHCGRKFTQLREYRRHMNNHQGVKPFECLTCGVAWADARSLKRHVRTHTGERPYVCPLCQEAHIDARTLRKHISKYHGDQLPGKIMLEKDTLQFHNQGTQVEHAVSILSPELPPELCPAEAPSTTEEIETVLITEETVEAMQAMNEGTVTTLSDQSIMQVVNYVLAHQAGAKAEEEEASEIIQTMEVEVAHVAEVE